The proteins below are encoded in one region of Syntrophotalea carbinolica DSM 2380:
- a CDS encoding tyrosine-protein phosphatase, whose translation MMVDIHCHILPGIDDGAATLSDSLKMARIAVEDGISHIVATPHIKGDIHSPEFLDERVRQFREKLQGKSASLQILRGADVSSVLPPEVAACYTINNGPYFLLEFPHSHLPRNANEIVFKILLAGLRPIITHPERNPSMVRDPELLFRLVDAGCLVQVTAGSLTGNFGADARDCAIYLLKKHCVHFLATDAHSPTHRRPVLSPAVEEAAAIIGTSAALELVTTNPSAVIAGRPLDE comes from the coding sequence ATGATGGTTGATATTCATTGTCACATCTTGCCTGGAATAGATGACGGGGCCGCAACACTGTCTGACTCCTTAAAGATGGCCCGTATCGCGGTGGAAGATGGTATCTCTCATATCGTCGCTACACCGCATATAAAAGGGGATATTCATTCACCGGAGTTTCTGGATGAGCGGGTTCGGCAATTCAGGGAAAAGTTACAAGGCAAGTCCGCTTCTCTGCAGATTCTGAGGGGGGCCGATGTCAGTTCCGTGTTGCCGCCTGAAGTGGCGGCTTGTTACACCATTAATAATGGCCCGTATTTTCTGCTGGAGTTTCCGCACAGTCATTTGCCGCGTAATGCAAATGAAATCGTTTTCAAGATCCTGCTTGCCGGCCTCCGGCCTATCATCACCCATCCGGAACGGAATCCTTCGATGGTTCGCGATCCGGAATTGTTGTTTCGGTTGGTTGATGCGGGTTGTCTTGTGCAGGTGACGGCCGGCAGCCTGACCGGAAACTTTGGTGCCGATGCCAGGGATTGCGCGATTTATCTGCTGAAAAAACATTGCGTTCATTTTCTGGCTACGGATGCGCACTCTCCAACCCACCGTCGTCCCGTCCTTTCCCCAGCGGTTGAAGAAGCCGCGGCCATTATCGGGACATCCGCTGCGCTCGAATTGGTTACTACCAATCCATCTGCTGTTATTGCCGGGAGGCCTCTTGATGAATAG
- a CDS encoding 6-phosphofructokinase: MSYRGTIGILTGGGDVPGLNPAIRAVTFRALREGYRVVGIRRGWGGLVDYQLDNQIDNSAHVQILTEDLVNRAGRTGGTFLHTSRTLPARLPRSAVPQHLRARYDDDINDVTPHVLDAIEAIGIDYLIPIGGDDTLSYAERLHREGIRIVGIPKTMDNDVPGTDYCIGFSTCVTRTIELTHTLRTTAGSHERLLVIEVFGRYAGFTAMLPTMAGAADRCVIPEQPFDMRHLTRLLVEDRNHHPSGYAVVLVSEGATMVDEAGMSFEGQEKDQYGHRKLGGIGDKVAAQLKELSPEFNKGKRINVVNQRLGYLVRCGNPDAIDSIVPMAYGNLALDLILKNRSGQLIALRNGCYANVPIDIVSSRKKIVTVDKYYNAERLRPKYETFRDQPMFIMTSEM; the protein is encoded by the coding sequence ATGAGCTATCGCGGCACCATCGGCATCCTTACCGGCGGGGGAGATGTCCCGGGATTGAATCCGGCCATCCGCGCAGTTACGTTCCGCGCATTACGTGAAGGCTACCGGGTTGTCGGTATTCGTCGGGGCTGGGGCGGACTGGTAGACTATCAACTCGACAATCAGATCGACAACAGCGCTCACGTACAGATTCTCACCGAAGATTTGGTCAATCGTGCCGGCCGTACGGGTGGCACATTTTTACACACGTCCCGCACCCTTCCCGCCCGCCTGCCCCGTTCTGCCGTACCCCAGCATCTGCGCGCCCGATACGATGACGACATCAATGACGTAACACCGCATGTTTTGGATGCCATAGAAGCCATTGGCATCGATTACCTTATTCCCATCGGTGGCGACGACACCCTGAGCTACGCAGAACGACTCCATCGCGAAGGCATTCGCATCGTGGGCATCCCGAAAACCATGGATAACGATGTTCCCGGCACCGACTATTGCATCGGTTTCAGCACCTGCGTGACCCGCACCATCGAACTCACTCATACCCTGCGTACCACCGCCGGTTCCCACGAACGATTACTGGTGATCGAAGTGTTCGGCCGGTACGCGGGCTTTACCGCCATGCTGCCGACCATGGCCGGCGCAGCTGACCGTTGTGTCATCCCCGAACAGCCCTTCGACATGAGGCATTTGACGCGATTGCTGGTAGAGGATCGCAACCACCACCCAAGCGGCTATGCGGTGGTGCTGGTATCGGAAGGTGCTACGATGGTTGATGAAGCGGGAATGTCCTTTGAAGGGCAGGAAAAAGATCAGTATGGCCACCGCAAGTTGGGGGGGATCGGCGACAAGGTCGCCGCGCAGCTCAAAGAACTCTCCCCCGAATTCAACAAGGGGAAGCGCATCAACGTGGTCAACCAGCGCCTGGGATACCTTGTTCGCTGCGGCAACCCGGACGCCATCGATTCCATCGTCCCCATGGCCTACGGTAATTTGGCGCTGGATCTGATACTGAAAAACCGTTCCGGTCAGCTTATCGCATTGCGCAACGGCTGTTATGCCAATGTCCCTATCGATATCGTATCCAGCCGCAAAAAAATTGTGACGGTCGACAAATATTACAACGCGGAACGCCTCAGACCAAAATACGAAACCTTCCGCGACCAGCCCATGTTTATCATGACCAGCGAGATGTAA